From Halotia branconii CENA392, the proteins below share one genomic window:
- a CDS encoding protein kinase domain-containing protein gives MHPLYCSQGHENSPGSRFCLQCGEKLLDTPMSYGIQPGLTLGDRYVIVRQLGQGGFGRTYLAEDTNRFRELCVLKEFSPQVQTAYVVQKAEELFEREANVLYKLQHPQIPRFRELFHINLEGKEYLFLVQDYVEGQTYNSLLNTRLQQGLRFTEVEVSQLLQQILPVLEYIHSIGVIHRDISPDNLMLRAVDQLPMLIDFGGVKQVVATVASQYYQPGAVASPPAPTLLGKVGFAPPEQMQTGLVSPHSDLYALAVTVLVLLTGKQPQDLIDTYTLTWQWRREVNLSPLLGQVIDKMLSPRPGDRYQSATQVLQALNPQPVNSSPTYYPTPPALDPTSATVAVSPPPIPQSFNSPTPPIPQPTSWWTPTKIFVAVLALASTAGIILWGLNRGGDRNSGVIEPTPTPTITQPTDPLANYSPEERQRKERLSDRRQQLGLDRGFYINLVNQIFWDKNPSLQGRTLSDEPEDESLRAQWDQTADQLLDKLSVLSTKARRQLGTYTTAERDRWKVEVNQINVGSRSLYDLGDAAFFNQFPEQRGKTFLDQPIGQVWYGFVSDKLSAILAGSAFQKLTFDPGATGKTVSSTLQPGSGKIFIADLAKEQSLDLKLQANSQVLLSVYSPSGKITFLEDSKRRTLSTQLPENGFYEFVVVSTASELVDYRLTITAESPTPEPTPTPTPTETPTPEPTPTPTPTPTETSTPIPTETETPTPSN, from the coding sequence ATGCATCCTCTTTATTGTTCTCAAGGACATGAAAATTCTCCAGGTAGTCGTTTTTGTCTCCAGTGTGGTGAAAAATTATTGGATACGCCCATGAGTTACGGTATTCAGCCAGGATTAACTTTAGGCGATCGCTATGTAATTGTACGTCAACTTGGTCAGGGCGGATTTGGACGCACTTATTTAGCTGAAGATACCAATCGTTTCCGCGAACTTTGTGTTTTAAAAGAATTTTCTCCCCAAGTTCAAACTGCTTACGTCGTCCAAAAAGCTGAAGAATTGTTTGAGAGAGAAGCTAATGTTCTTTACAAATTGCAACATCCGCAAATTCCCCGCTTTCGAGAATTGTTTCACATCAATCTTGAAGGCAAAGAATACTTGTTTTTAGTCCAAGATTATGTAGAAGGGCAAACTTATAACTCTTTATTAAATACTCGCCTTCAACAAGGTTTGCGATTTACGGAGGTAGAAGTTAGCCAACTATTACAGCAAATTTTGCCAGTTTTAGAGTATATCCACTCTATAGGTGTGATTCATCGGGATATATCTCCCGATAATTTAATGCTGCGCGCCGTTGATCAACTGCCAATGTTAATAGACTTTGGCGGTGTCAAACAAGTAGTGGCAACTGTTGCTTCTCAATATTACCAACCCGGTGCAGTTGCATCTCCCCCAGCACCAACTTTACTTGGTAAAGTGGGATTCGCCCCCCCAGAACAAATGCAAACTGGTTTGGTATCTCCCCACAGTGACTTGTATGCTTTAGCGGTGACAGTGCTGGTTTTACTGACAGGTAAACAGCCACAAGATTTAATTGATACTTATACCCTGACTTGGCAATGGCGACGGGAAGTTAATTTAAGTCCATTATTAGGACAAGTCATAGATAAAATGTTATCGCCTAGACCGGGCGATCGCTACCAATCAGCAACCCAAGTACTGCAAGCCCTCAACCCCCAGCCAGTTAACTCTTCTCCGACTTACTACCCTACGCCTCCTGCTTTAGATCCCACATCTGCGACTGTGGCTGTCTCTCCTCCCCCAATTCCCCAAAGTTTCAATTCTCCAACTCCTCCAATTCCCCAGCCTACAAGTTGGTGGACACCAACGAAAATCTTTGTAGCGGTGCTAGCTTTAGCCAGTACTGCGGGAATAATCTTGTGGGGATTAAATCGCGGTGGCGATCGCAATTCAGGAGTAATTGAGCCTACACCTACCCCGACTATTACTCAGCCTACCGATCCTTTAGCCAACTATTCACCAGAAGAACGCCAACGCAAAGAAAGATTAAGCGATCGCCGTCAACAATTAGGACTTGATCGAGGCTTCTATATTAATTTGGTAAATCAAATTTTCTGGGATAAAAATCCTAGTTTACAAGGACGCACTCTCAGCGATGAACCAGAAGATGAGAGTTTACGGGCGCAATGGGATCAAACCGCTGATCAATTGTTAGATAAATTGTCAGTACTGAGTACTAAAGCGCGGCGACAATTAGGTACTTATACTACAGCCGAACGCGATCGCTGGAAGGTGGAAGTCAATCAAATTAACGTTGGCAGTCGTTCTTTGTATGATTTAGGAGATGCTGCCTTTTTCAATCAATTTCCCGAACAGCGCGGCAAGACTTTTCTCGATCAACCCATCGGACAGGTTTGGTACGGGTTTGTTAGCGATAAACTCAGTGCAATCCTCGCTGGGAGTGCTTTCCAGAAACTTACCTTTGATCCAGGTGCTACGGGCAAAACAGTTAGTAGCACTCTGCAACCCGGAAGTGGCAAAATTTTCATTGCTGATTTAGCCAAAGAGCAATCTCTGGATTTAAAGCTACAAGCAAATTCTCAAGTTTTGTTGTCAGTTTATTCTCCTTCTGGCAAAATCACATTTTTAGAAGATTCCAAACGACGCACTTTATCAACTCAATTACCAGAAAACGGATTTTATGAATTTGTAGTTGTTTCTACAGCATCAGAACTTGTAGATTATCGACTCACCATCACAGCAGAAAGTCCTACACCCGAACCTACGCCTACACCAACTCCTACAGAAACCCCTACACCTGAACCTACACCAACTCCCACGCCTACACCGACTGAAACATCTACACCAATACCGACGGAAACAGAAACACCAACTCCAAGCAATTAA
- a CDS encoding Uma2 family endonuclease: protein MTPLTLNLDMVHLSDEQFYELCQHNRDLQFERTAKGELIIMPPVGGESGNREADLIIDLGIWNRQTNLGYTFSSSTIFKLPNGADRSPDAAWIQKQHWEALTPEQRRKFPPIAPDFVIELRSATDDLQMLRDKMREYIDAGVQLGWLINPQQQQVEIYRQGQDVEVRNLPTVLSGENLLLGFRLSLSPYL, encoded by the coding sequence ATGACTCCTTTGACATTAAATTTAGATATGGTTCATCTGAGTGACGAACAGTTTTATGAATTATGTCAACACAACCGCGATTTACAGTTTGAAAGAACTGCCAAGGGAGAATTAATCATTATGCCACCTGTCGGCGGTGAAAGTGGCAATCGAGAAGCTGACTTAATTATCGATTTGGGAATTTGGAATCGGCAAACGAATCTCGGTTATACCTTCAGTTCCTCCACTATATTTAAGTTACCCAATGGTGCTGATCGTTCTCCTGATGCTGCTTGGATTCAAAAGCAACATTGGGAAGCCCTTACCCCAGAGCAAAGACGCAAATTTCCCCCCATCGCGCCTGATTTTGTAATTGAGTTAAGGTCAGCAACGGATGATTTGCAAATGCTGCGTGACAAAATGCGAGAATATATAGATGCAGGGGTGCAATTGGGATGGTTGATTAATCCCCAACAGCAACAAGTAGAAATTTATCGTCAAGGGCAAGATGTAGAAGTGCGAAACCTGCCTACAGTATTATCTGGTGAAAATCTCTTGCTGGGATTTAGGTTAAGTTTATCGCCGTACTTGTAG
- a CDS encoding protein kinase domain-containing protein: MQVYCSKQHANNGINRFCTHCGEPLPLAVGQVIDNRYQIIRHLGQGGFGRTYLAEDINQFHQTCVLKEFAPQVKEPQDLQKAKELFEREANVLKKLQHPQIPRFHTSLQVKVGSKDFFLLVQDYVDGNDYSQLLEQRQSQGKTFSEAEILTLLRQILPVLAYIHSLDVVHRDISPDNLILRSSDHLPILIDFGGVKQLPASQGFWFTKLAVNHTLLGKKGYAPEEQLRQGKVYLNSDLYSLAVTTLVLLTGKEPQKLYDSYQGLWYWGKEINVSSQLEAVLKKMLAYKPSDRYQNAEQILKDLPLSTATKPPTTQITKLKTMIVAPGRKNVNNLVSKFHNKTQAVTKSIPLPVWMRPFAVSLGGTALVVLIGAGAWAAVNAVIQSVTSITLPSISLPQIPQLPNPFGQPVSDKNTQDNAEIFSRRQQLEIPEVFFIRMVDDLFYTKKPELKRRSLTSKSEDAALRKEWYETASNLLDKIEQANLSTAVRQQLGNYSSQDYETWRQQARTGQLGNYTISQLNKETNEKFDRLFPRQRRGNMNQQTFGQIWYAIAADKVNQKEREQGAGSRGSGKRTNQKS; the protein is encoded by the coding sequence ATGCAGGTTTATTGCAGTAAACAACACGCAAATAATGGTATTAACCGCTTTTGTACTCATTGCGGTGAGCCATTACCTTTAGCTGTAGGGCAGGTTATAGATAATCGCTATCAAATTATACGTCATCTAGGACAGGGCGGTTTTGGTCGCACTTATTTGGCGGAGGATATTAATCAATTTCATCAAACTTGTGTACTGAAAGAGTTTGCCCCCCAAGTTAAAGAACCACAAGATTTACAAAAAGCTAAAGAATTATTTGAACGCGAAGCAAATGTTCTCAAAAAACTCCAACATCCCCAGATTCCCCGTTTTCATACCTCGCTGCAAGTAAAAGTAGGCAGTAAGGATTTTTTCTTGTTGGTGCAAGATTATGTAGATGGTAATGATTATTCTCAATTGCTAGAACAGCGTCAAAGTCAAGGAAAAACTTTTAGTGAAGCAGAAATTTTAACTTTATTACGGCAAATTTTACCAGTATTGGCTTACATCCACTCTTTAGATGTAGTCCACCGCGATATTTCTCCCGATAATTTGATTTTACGCAGTTCTGATCATTTACCAATTTTGATTGACTTTGGTGGTGTCAAGCAACTACCAGCTTCTCAAGGGTTTTGGTTCACAAAGTTAGCTGTGAATCACACTTTATTAGGTAAGAAAGGCTACGCGCCAGAGGAACAGTTAAGACAAGGAAAAGTATATTTAAATAGCGATTTATACTCTTTAGCGGTGACAACACTAGTATTGCTTACAGGCAAAGAACCGCAAAAATTATACGACAGCTATCAGGGACTGTGGTACTGGGGGAAAGAAATTAACGTCAGTTCCCAATTAGAAGCAGTGTTAAAAAAGATGCTAGCTTATAAACCGAGCGATCGCTATCAAAACGCTGAACAAATTCTCAAAGATTTACCCTTATCAACTGCGACTAAACCTCCAACTACTCAGATTACCAAGCTCAAAACAATGATAGTTGCGCCGGGACGAAAAAATGTCAATAATTTAGTCAGTAAATTCCACAACAAAACCCAAGCGGTAACTAAATCTATACCTTTGCCTGTTTGGATGCGCCCTTTTGCAGTTAGTCTTGGGGGAACAGCTTTAGTAGTTTTAATTGGTGCAGGTGCTTGGGCAGCAGTTAATGCCGTGATTCAGAGTGTGACATCAATTACTTTACCATCAATTTCATTACCGCAAATCCCACAGTTACCAAATCCTTTTGGGCAACCAGTAAGTGACAAAAATACTCAAGACAATGCCGAAATTTTCAGTCGTCGCCAACAGTTAGAAATTCCTGAAGTCTTCTTTATCAGAATGGTAGACGATTTATTTTATACTAAAAAACCAGAATTAAAAAGACGTAGCCTCACATCAAAATCAGAAGATGCCGCTTTACGAAAAGAATGGTACGAGACTGCCAGCAACTTACTAGATAAAATAGAACAAGCTAACCTCAGTACAGCAGTGCGTCAGCAACTAGGAAATTATAGTTCGCAAGATTACGAAACTTGGAGACAACAAGCAAGAACAGGACAATTAGGGAATTATACAATTAGTCAACTTAACAAAGAGACTAATGAAAAATTTGATCGCTTGTTTCCAAGACAGAGGCGTGGGAACATGAATCAACAAACTTTCGGTCAAATTTGGTATGCGATCGCAGCTGATAAAGTAAATCAAAAGGAAAGGGAGCAGGGAGCAGGGAGCAGGGGGAGTGGAAAAAGAACCAATCAAAAGTCATGA
- a CDS encoding J domain-containing protein, which translates to MQNLQNFRDYYEILGVPKEASGEEIKKVYRRLARQYHPDLNPGDKTAEEKFKDIGEAYEVLSDTAKRAQYDQFSRYWKQKGFAGKQAPKAKQWDNRPNSRSSTQTVDPSEYSDFESFINQVIGVGGRRDTKNGSTSTSSDPFRSPKSRVEYTVPKNPPKQARRDIEARLTLPLEKAYQGGNERIRLEDGRSLEVNMPPGMVTGQTIRLRNQGIGGGDLYLKITVIPHSLFKLEGSNIFCQVPVTPSEAVLGGQVEAPTLDGPVKMTIPPGVRSGQRLRLANKGYPTDKGKRGDQLVEIQIVTPKNISPQEQELYGKLREIETFKPRADLLT; encoded by the coding sequence ATGCAAAATTTGCAGAATTTCCGCGATTACTACGAAATTTTGGGAGTACCGAAAGAAGCATCAGGTGAAGAAATTAAAAAGGTTTATCGACGTTTAGCAAGGCAATATCATCCTGACCTCAATCCTGGGGATAAAACAGCAGAAGAAAAATTTAAGGATATCGGTGAGGCTTATGAAGTCCTCTCCGATACAGCTAAACGGGCGCAGTACGACCAGTTTAGTCGCTACTGGAAGCAAAAAGGTTTTGCTGGCAAACAAGCACCAAAAGCTAAACAGTGGGATAATCGCCCCAATAGTCGTAGTAGCACTCAGACAGTAGACCCAAGCGAGTATTCTGATTTTGAGAGCTTTATTAATCAAGTTATTGGTGTCGGTGGTCGCAGAGACACTAAAAATGGTAGTACCAGCACTAGTAGCGATCCATTTCGTTCTCCTAAAAGCAGAGTTGAGTACACAGTTCCTAAAAACCCGCCAAAACAAGCCCGTCGAGATATCGAAGCTAGATTGACCTTACCTTTAGAAAAAGCTTACCAAGGTGGTAACGAACGCATTCGCCTAGAAGACGGGCGATCGCTAGAAGTAAATATGCCCCCCGGTATGGTAACAGGTCAAACTATTCGTTTACGAAATCAAGGTATTGGTGGTGGCGACTTATACTTAAAAATTACCGTCATTCCTCATTCGTTATTTAAATTAGAAGGCAGCAATATTTTCTGCCAAGTACCAGTTACTCCTAGTGAAGCAGTTTTGGGAGGTCAAGTAGAAGCCCCAACTCTCGATGGCCCAGTCAAAATGACTATTCCCCCAGGAGTCAGATCTGGTCAAAGACTGAGATTAGCGAATAAAGGCTACCCCACTGACAAAGGTAAACGTGGCGATCAATTGGTAGAAATTCAAATAGTTACACCCAAAAACATTAGTCCTCAAGAACAAGAACTTTACGGAAAATTACGAGAAATTGAAACCTTCAAACCCCGCGCTGATTTACTGACTTAA
- a CDS encoding M28 family peptidase, with the protein MDLKELLQVHLLEITRERDPYMATAGHFFVQEYIRQQLTQWGSVDFHTFQVGSKTCKNLILNLPSQSVQNKANLPPVLIGAHYDAVPGTPGADDNATGVAVLLELARKFAAEPTRYPLRLVAFDMEEYGLLGSTEYAALLRQQQQPLRLMMSLEMLGYRDANPGSQSYPSPLERFYPNQGDFIALIGNLRTIPDLIGMSRRIRKTGISSQWLPVPNRGLIVPQTRQSDHAPFWDVGYPAIMVTDTAFMRNPHYHKASDRIATLDLDFLTGVCAGLEFAIRRL; encoded by the coding sequence TTGGATTTAAAAGAGCTATTACAAGTTCACCTCCTTGAAATAACGCGAGAACGCGACCCTTACATGGCAACAGCTGGACATTTTTTTGTTCAGGAATATATCCGCCAACAATTAACTCAATGGGGAAGTGTGGATTTCCACACCTTCCAAGTAGGCAGCAAAACCTGTAAAAATCTCATTTTAAATTTACCTTCTCAGTCTGTACAGAATAAAGCAAATTTACCACCTGTTTTAATTGGCGCTCATTATGATGCTGTACCTGGAACACCAGGAGCAGATGATAATGCCACAGGTGTAGCCGTATTATTAGAATTAGCCAGAAAATTTGCTGCTGAACCAACAAGATATCCCTTACGATTGGTTGCCTTTGATATGGAGGAATATGGCTTGCTAGGTAGCACAGAATATGCAGCCTTATTGCGTCAACAACAGCAACCACTTCGCTTAATGATGTCTTTGGAAATGTTGGGATATCGTGATGCTAATCCTGGTTCTCAAAGTTATCCATCACCTTTAGAACGTTTCTATCCCAATCAGGGTGATTTTATTGCTTTAATTGGTAATTTGCGGACAATTCCTGACTTAATTGGTATGAGTCGTAGGATTCGCAAAACTGGTATATCAAGTCAGTGGCTACCAGTACCGAATAGAGGTTTAATCGTGCCTCAAACTAGACAAAGCGATCATGCACCTTTTTGGGATGTGGGTTATCCAGCAATTATGGTGACAGATACAGCATTTATGCGAAATCCACACTATCACAAAGCTAGCGATCGCATCGCTACTTTGGATTTAGATTTTCTTACAGGCGTATGTGCAGGGTTAGAATTTGCTATTAGACGTTTATAA
- a CDS encoding four helix bundle protein, which yields MEKEPIKSHEDLEVYKMAFDVAMKIFELSKKFPLEERYSLTDQIRRSSRSVCANLAEAWRKRRYEAAFIAKLNDSEAEATETQTWLEFAVKCNYLDVDMGRELYRAYNRILGILVTIINYPSPWLIKR from the coding sequence GTGGAAAAAGAACCAATCAAAAGTCATGAAGACCTAGAAGTATACAAAATGGCGTTTGATGTAGCCATGAAAATTTTTGAATTATCTAAGAAGTTTCCCCTAGAGGAAAGATATTCGTTGACTGACCAAATTCGTAGGTCGTCACGCTCTGTTTGTGCTAATTTAGCCGAGGCATGGAGAAAACGTCGTTATGAAGCTGCTTTTATTGCAAAGTTAAATGATTCTGAAGCTGAAGCAACAGAAACTCAAACTTGGCTTGAGTTTGCTGTCAAATGTAATTATTTAGACGTTGATATGGGCAGAGAACTTTATAGAGCTTATAACCGAATTTTAGGCATTTTAGTAACTATAATCAACTATCCATCACCCTGGCTCATAAAACGTTAA
- the dnaK gene encoding molecular chaperone DnaK has translation MGKVVGIDLGTTNSVVAVMEGGKPVVIANAEGMRTTPSVVGFSKEGERVVGQMARRQTVLNPQNTFFAVKRYIGRKYSELNPESKRVPYTIRKDEVGNIKIACPRLSREFAPEEISAMVMKKLADDASRYLGEPVTGAVITVPAYFNDSQRQATRDAGRIAGLEVLRILNEPTAASLAYGLDRGDTETILVFDLGGGTFDVSILEVGDGIFEVKATSGDTQLGGNDFDKQIVDWLAEQFLEAEGVDLRRDRQALQRLMEAAEKAKIELSAVSVTEINLPFITATEDGPKHLETRLTRSQFEGLCVDLLGRVRTPVKRALKDAGLSPVDIEEVVLVGGSTRMPMVKQLVRDLIGIEPNENVNPDEVVAVGAAIQAGILGGELKDVLLLDVTPLSMGLETIGGVMKKLIPRNTTIPVRRSDIFSTSENNQNTVEIHVVQGEREMAANNKSLGRFKLYGIPPAPRGIPQVQVSFDIDANGILQVTALDRTTGREQSITIQGASTLSESEVNQMIHDAQKYADVDRERKERVEKRTRSEALILQAERQLREVALEFGMQFSRNRRQRIDSICRELRESLQENDDRGIDQAYADLQDALYELNREVRQYYAEDEDDDLFGTIRDIFTGEKEKERERDFSRDPYRERDPYSRDYGRDNGRDYGRDSRYPSYDSPPPRRSSRPSYQDNWDDDDDWL, from the coding sequence ATGGGCAAGGTAGTCGGCATCGACTTGGGTACAACCAACTCAGTAGTCGCCGTAATGGAGGGTGGCAAGCCGGTGGTGATTGCCAATGCAGAAGGAATGCGAACAACCCCCTCCGTGGTTGGCTTTAGTAAAGAAGGCGAAAGAGTCGTTGGGCAAATGGCGCGGCGGCAAACTGTCCTCAATCCTCAAAATACCTTTTTCGCAGTTAAACGCTATATCGGGCGCAAATATAGTGAACTTAATCCAGAATCAAAGCGTGTACCCTACACTATTCGTAAAGATGAAGTAGGAAATATTAAAATTGCCTGTCCCCGTTTGAGTCGGGAATTTGCCCCAGAAGAAATTTCAGCGATGGTAATGAAAAAATTGGCAGATGATGCCAGTCGCTATCTGGGTGAACCAGTTACAGGCGCAGTAATTACAGTTCCCGCTTATTTTAACGATTCTCAGCGGCAAGCAACCCGCGATGCTGGTAGAATTGCTGGCTTGGAAGTATTGCGGATTTTGAATGAACCGACTGCTGCATCTTTAGCTTACGGTTTAGATCGGGGTGACACCGAAACCATCTTGGTATTTGACTTAGGTGGTGGTACTTTTGATGTGTCAATTTTAGAAGTTGGCGATGGCATATTTGAAGTTAAAGCTACCAGTGGAGATACCCAACTTGGCGGTAATGACTTTGACAAACAAATAGTAGATTGGTTGGCAGAGCAATTTTTAGAAGCTGAGGGTGTAGATTTAAGACGCGATCGCCAAGCTTTGCAACGTCTTATGGAAGCGGCAGAAAAAGCTAAAATTGAACTTTCTGCTGTGAGTGTTACCGAGATTAATTTACCTTTTATCACCGCTACTGAAGACGGGCCTAAGCATCTAGAAACTCGCTTAACTCGCTCTCAGTTTGAAGGTTTATGTGTTGACTTACTAGGACGAGTACGTACACCAGTTAAACGCGCCCTCAAAGATGCCGGACTTTCACCCGTAGATATTGAAGAAGTTGTACTAGTTGGCGGTTCTACACGAATGCCAATGGTAAAACAGCTAGTACGAGACTTAATTGGCATTGAACCTAATGAAAACGTCAACCCCGATGAAGTGGTAGCAGTTGGTGCAGCGATTCAGGCGGGTATTTTAGGAGGTGAACTCAAAGATGTCCTGCTATTGGATGTCACCCCGCTATCGATGGGGTTAGAAACCATTGGCGGCGTGATGAAAAAATTGATTCCCCGCAACACCACCATCCCAGTTCGTCGTTCTGATATTTTTTCCACTTCCGAAAATAATCAAAATACTGTGGAAATTCATGTTGTCCAAGGCGAACGGGAAATGGCAGCAAATAATAAGTCCTTGGGAAGATTTAAGCTGTATGGTATTCCACCAGCCCCACGGGGAATCCCCCAAGTTCAGGTATCGTTTGATATAGATGCCAATGGAATTTTGCAGGTAACAGCCTTAGATAGAACTACTGGGCGAGAGCAGAGTATCACAATTCAAGGCGCTTCTACCTTGAGCGAGTCGGAAGTCAATCAGATGATTCACGATGCTCAAAAATACGCTGATGTTGATCGCGAACGCAAAGAACGAGTAGAAAAACGCACGCGTTCTGAGGCGTTAATTTTACAAGCAGAACGCCAACTCCGAGAAGTAGCGCTGGAATTTGGGATGCAATTTTCCCGTAACCGCCGCCAACGCATTGATAGTATTTGCCGGGAATTACGAGAGAGTTTACAAGAAAACGACGATCGCGGCATTGATCAAGCTTACGCCGACTTGCAAGATGCTCTCTATGAACTAAATCGGGAAGTTCGTCAGTATTACGCTGAAGACGAAGACGACGATTTATTTGGTACTATTCGTGACATCTTTACAGGCGAAAAAGAAAAAGAACGAGAACGTGATTTTTCCCGCGATCCATATCGAGAACGTGATCCATACAGCAGAGACTACGGCAGAGATAATGGCAGAGACTATGGCAGAGATAGCCGTTATCCCTCCTATGACAGCCCTCCTCCTCGTAGATCATCTCGTCCTAGCTATCAGGATAATTGGGATGACGATGATGATTGGCTGTAG
- a CDS encoding phenylacetate--CoA ligase family protein, translating to MNCNLPSQRSIKAFKDFVSTPLETLLQKHIQTSSQSAALSLFYDVAANVPAYKAFLAAQKIDPDAIQSFEDFQQLPAITKENYISRYPLAELCRDGQLQACDMIAASSGSTGKPTFWPRFFTDELQIATRFEQIFHDSFNADTRRTLAVICFTLGTWVGGMFTTNCCRYLASKDYLVTVITPGNNKEEILRVVQELGANFEQVVLLGYPPFLKDVIDTGIARGVEWQQYQIKLVMAGEVFSEEWRSLVGDRVGSQNTCYDFASLYGTADAGVLGNETPLSICIRRFLAENPDAAKALFGESRLPTLVQYDPISRFFEVQDGTLLFSGNNGIPLVRYNILDTGGLISYDAMLQFLVKWGFDPLEKLRSHTQQSPRGIHSLPFVYVFGRSNFTVSYFGANIYPENVIVGLEQPIIQAWVTGKFVLQVKEDIDKNRFLSIVVELAPKVESSEEKRQTIASSILTQLLRLNSEFANYVPSKYQMPQVTLTATGDAEYFPVGVKHRYTRS from the coding sequence ATGAACTGCAATTTACCAAGCCAACGATCAATTAAAGCATTTAAAGATTTTGTATCTACCCCCTTAGAGACACTACTCCAAAAACATATTCAGACTTCTAGCCAATCAGCAGCCTTAAGTTTATTTTACGATGTGGCTGCCAATGTACCTGCTTACAAGGCTTTTTTAGCAGCCCAAAAAATTGATCCTGATGCTATTCAAAGCTTTGAAGATTTTCAGCAACTACCAGCGATCACTAAAGAAAATTATATATCGCGTTATCCCTTGGCTGAGTTATGCCGCGATGGGCAGTTACAAGCATGTGATATGATTGCTGCTTCTTCTGGTTCCACAGGTAAACCAACATTTTGGCCTCGTTTCTTCACAGATGAACTGCAAATTGCTACACGTTTTGAGCAGATATTTCACGATAGTTTTAACGCAGATACTAGACGTACCTTAGCAGTGATATGTTTCACCCTCGGTACTTGGGTAGGGGGAATGTTTACTACTAACTGCTGTCGTTATCTTGCTAGCAAAGATTATCTCGTCACCGTAATTACTCCTGGAAACAATAAAGAAGAAATTTTGCGTGTTGTCCAAGAACTGGGTGCAAATTTTGAGCAGGTTGTGTTGCTGGGATATCCACCATTCCTTAAAGATGTAATTGATACTGGCATTGCCCGTGGTGTAGAGTGGCAGCAATACCAAATTAAATTAGTCATGGCTGGGGAAGTATTCAGCGAAGAATGGCGGAGTTTGGTTGGCGACAGAGTTGGTTCCCAAAATACCTGCTACGATTTTGCATCTCTCTACGGAACTGCGGATGCAGGTGTGTTAGGTAATGAAACACCATTGAGTATTTGTATCCGGCGCTTTTTAGCAGAAAATCCCGATGCTGCTAAAGCTTTATTTGGGGAATCTCGCTTACCCACGTTGGTACAATATGACCCCATAAGCCGCTTTTTTGAAGTTCAAGATGGCACATTGTTATTTTCGGGAAATAATGGTATTCCTTTGGTGCGCTATAACATCTTAGATACTGGCGGATTAATAAGTTATGATGCTATGCTCCAGTTTTTGGTAAAGTGGGGATTTGATCCCCTAGAAAAACTGCGTTCTCACACTCAGCAATCACCTAGAGGGATTCATTCTTTACCTTTCGTCTATGTTTTCGGACGTTCTAACTTTACTGTTTCTTATTTTGGGGCTAATATCTATCCTGAAAATGTGATAGTGGGACTAGAACAACCGATAATTCAAGCATGGGTGACAGGTAAGTTTGTCTTGCAAGTTAAGGAAGATATCGATAAAAACCGATTCTTATCTATAGTTGTGGAACTAGCACCAAAAGTAGAAAGTAGCGAAGAAAAACGACAAACTATTGCATCTTCAATTCTTACCCAACTACTGCGCCTCAATAGTGAATTTGCTAATTACGTTCCTTCAAAATATCAAATGCCGCAGGTTACATTAACTGCAACAGGCGATGCAGAATACTTCCCCGTTGGAGTGAAGCATCGTTACACACGCAGTTGA